From the genome of Mucilaginibacter paludis DSM 18603:
TTTTGACCGTGAGGGTAGAAACATCCGTGTTGATTTTGACGATGTATCGGTGATGAGCGTTTATTTCCCGTCCGGATCAAGCGGCGATGAGCGGCAGGATTTTAAATTCCGGTTTCTGGATGAGTTTGGCGAGTATATTAACAAATTAAAGTGGGCCTACCCCAACCTGGTAATCTCGGGCGATTATAACATTTGCCACCGGCCAATAGATATTCATAATCCAAAATCAAATGCCAATTCTTCCGGATTTTTACCGGCTGAAAGGGAATGGATGGAGAACCTGATTGAATCGGGATTTGTTGATACCTTCAGGTATTTAAACAAAGAACCCCATAATTATACATGGTGGAGCTTCAGGGCAAATTCAAGAGCCAAAAACCTGGGCTGGCGTATTGATTATAATATGGCAACACAGCCTTTGCAACCGCTTATTAAACGCGCGGCTATACTATCCGAAGCTCGGCATTCAGATCATTGCCCGGTATTGCTGGAATTGGATTTATAGTTACAAATTTTTTAACTGATTTGGATTTTGGCGATTATCAAACAGTGATATAATTTCGATGGTATCACTGTTGATCCTGAAAAAAATTGAGGTTTGAGGAGAAAACACATACCGGCGGATTGATTTGTCTTTTAAAACTATTGGAAAGTGCTCCGGCTGATGTTGAATACGTGTTATTGTAGCCTCCAACTCATTGATGACGCGTAAAGTAATTTGTTCGCCCCATTCACTCCATAAATAAGCTACCAGATTCTCGTAGTCATTCAAAGCCCTGTCCGACCACAATAATTGAGTCTCAGCCATTACGCAAATCCGCAAGCTTCTGCTTTATGCGTGCTTGTACCTGCACAGTTGTGTGTACCCTGCCCGCTTTAAAATCCTCCATGCCTTTGGCAATACCTTCAAGTTCGGCTTCCGAAAGTGGATAGTCTTCATTTTCGATATGGTATTTTAGTTCCAAACGATTCAATAAAGCCTGTAATACCGGCAGGTCCTTTTCCTTATCGAGCTCAACTGTCAATGTCACCATACTCAAATTTACAAATATTTATTTTAAAGAAACCAGGATATTTCATGTTATTCGGGTCAATTCCGCACCGGATAAAAATTATTTATCCCACCCTTATGTATTCATTATAAATGATTTATACATTTACCGGGTAATTATTTCTGTAACCTTCAATTCAAAAAATCATGTACCTGCTAC
Proteins encoded in this window:
- a CDS encoding type II toxin-antitoxin system RelE/ParE family toxin encodes the protein MAETQLLWSDRALNDYENLVAYLWSEWGEQITLRVINELEATITRIQHQPEHFPIVLKDKSIRRYVFSPQTSIFFRINSDTIEIISLFDNRQNPNQLKNL
- a CDS encoding exodeoxyribonuclease III, translated to MKIITYNVNGIRSAMSKNWLSWLQASDADVVCLQEIKATPDVLTDLLLVEQLGYEHYWYPAEKKGYSGTAIFTKQTPKHIEYGCGISDFDREGRNIRVDFDDVSVMSVYFPSGSSGDERQDFKFRFLDEFGEYINKLKWAYPNLVISGDYNICHRPIDIHNPKSNANSSGFLPAEREWMENLIESGFVDTFRYLNKEPHNYTWWSFRANSRAKNLGWRIDYNMATQPLQPLIKRAAILSEARHSDHCPVLLELDL